From the genome of Aspergillus fumigatus Af293 chromosome 1, whole genome shotgun sequence, one region includes:
- the mcr1 gene encoding cytochrome b5 reductase family protein, with translation MFARQSLRVAQPLKQGFRKYSTEAPSKGKSSLAPIYLGVGLIGLGVGLYRYNSASAEAPPAERPKVFTGGDQGWVDLKLAQIENLSPNTKRLRFEFPDKEAVSGLHVASALLTKFKPQGAEKPVIRPYTPVSDEEQPGYLDLVVKVYPNGPMSEHLHSMNVDQRLEFKGPIPKYPWEANKHKHICLIAGGTGITPMYQLARKIFKDPEDQTKVTLVFGNVREEDILLKKELEELENTYPRRFRAFYLLDHPPKEWTGGKGYITKELLKTVLPEPKEENIKIFVCGPPGMYKSISGPKVSPTDQGELTGILAELGYSKDQVFKF, from the exons ATGTTTGCGCGTCAATCTCTTCGCGTTGCTCAGCCCTTGAAGCAG GGCTTCCGTAAATACTCCACGGAAGCGCCCTCCAAGGGCAAGTCTTCTCTCGCTCCTATCTACCTCGGCGTCGGCCTCATTGGTCTTGGTGTAGGATTGTACCGGTACAACTCTGCCAGCGCGGAGGCTCCCCCTGCCGAGCGCCCGAAGGTTTTTACCGGCGGTGACCAGGGTTGGGTTGATCTCAAGCTGGCTCAGATCGAGAATCTCAGCCCCAACACCAAGAGGCTGCGTTTTGAGTTTCCTGACAAGGAGGCTGTCTCTGGTCTTCACGTCGCAT CTGCCCTGTTGACCAAGTTCAAGCCCCAAGGCGCCGAGAAGCCTGTCATCCGTCCCTACACACCCGTGAGCGATGAAG AGCAACCCGGCTACCTCGACCTCGTCGTCAAGGTCTACCCCAACGGCCCCATGTCCGAGCACTTGCACAGCATGAACGTCGACCAACGCCTGGAGTTCAAAGGACCTATCCCCAAATACCCCTGGGAGGCCAACAAGCACAAGCATATCTGCCTGATCGCCGGTGGTACTGGTATCACCCCCATGTACCAGCTGGCTCGCAAGATCTTCAAGGACCCCGAGGACCAGACCAAGGTCACCCTTGTCTTCGGCAACGTCCGTGAGGAGGACAttctcctgaagaaggagctggaggagctggagaacaCCTACCCCCGCCGCTTCCGGGCCTTCTACTTGCTGGACCACCCTCCCAAGGAGTGGACCGGCGGCAAGGGCTACATCACCAAGGAGCTCCTGAAGACCGTCCTCCCCgagcccaaggaggagaacatcaagaTCTTTGTCTGTGGACCTCCCGGCATGTACAAGTCCATCAGCGGACCCAAGGTCAGCCCCACGGACCAGGGTGAGCTGACCGGGATCCTTGCGGAGCTGGGATACAGCAAGGACCAAGTGTTCAAGTTCTAA
- a CDS encoding HMG-box domain-containing protein: MSRKDDAKAHDGQVTVNVDDFTRTRESVLVSLSNLQAAVSDLTRAYINHTNTVLNPSLSTLDLGHASNITAALLENGLLGARSSSPGAKSEVGEKKKRKRAPPDPNAPKRALTPYFLYMQHNRPIIAQELGPSARPKDVSDEGTRRWAEMPEAQKEVWKKLYADNLAVYKEKVKAYKAGKPWTEDDNTKAASQLQQDIAGASASGGEESDEQEQEEEADEDEETEESSPEPVKEPTPPRNNKRRRSEVKTPSKRNESPEKKKRTSARKGNEKDKEEEPPASTRKAAAAGADASAKRSKKKRKSEVGGDE, from the exons ATGTCGCGCAAGGATGATGCTAAAGCCCATGACGGCCAAGTCACTGTCAATGTGGATGACTTTACTAGAACCCGTGAAAGT GTTCTCGTCAGCTTGTCGAATCTGCAGGCGGCCGTCTCTGATTTGACTCGCGCCTATATCAACCACACCAACACTGTGCTCAATCCTAGTCTCTCTACGCTGGACTTGGGCCACGCCAGCAACATCACTGCTGCGCTTTTGGAGAATGGATTGCTGGGTGCACGCTCCAGCAGCCCTGGCGCCAAGTCCGAAGTtggcgagaagaagaagcgcaagcgcgCTCCTCCGGACCCGAACGCACCCAAGCGTGCCCTGACTCCTTACTTCCTGTACATGCAACATAACCGCCCCATCATTGCGCAGGAATTGGGCCCCAGCGCGAGGCCCAAGGATGTCTCCGACGAGGGCACTCGTCGCTGGGCTGAGATGCCCGAGGCGCAGAAAGAG GTCTGGAAGAAGCTGTATGCTGATAATCTGGCCGTCTACAAGGAAAAGGTCAAGGCCTACAAGGCCGGTAAGCCTTGGACTGAGGATGACAACACCAAGGCGGCcagccagctccagcagGACATTGCTGGCGCATCGGCCTCGGGTGGCGAAGAGTCCGacgagcaggagcaggaggaagaagcggatgaggacgaggagacgGAAGAGTCCTCTCCGGAGCCGGTAAAGGAGCCCACTCCGCCCCGGAACAACAAGCGCCGCCGCAGCGAGGTGAAGACCCCCTCCAAGAGGAATGAATcccccgagaagaagaagcgcacGTCGGCGCGCAAGGGCAATgaaaaggacaaggaggaggagccacCCGCTTCGACTCgcaaggctgctgctgccggcGCCGACGCCAGCGCCAAGcgctccaagaagaagcgcaagagcGAGGTGGGCGGGGATGAGTGA
- a CDS encoding urease Ure — MHLIPKEVRDRDLLPTTYIHIHIHSKVSTNHFAPAAGQARHLAIGISRPASSCARCAAQSCRGSGMDFPLFSLRDPLRRLIEANSRPGSHLVESARGIFPTSELEAGYHGAYSQQLIRDGHYSVADLMSIGKTMLGRRHVLPSVVHTLVELQVEGTFPTGTYLVTVHHPISSDDGDLEKALYGSFLPIPPADTFPDPNPDDYLPEKMPGAVLPVKNERITLNDGRKRIRLKVMSKGDRPIQVGSHYHFIETNPQLHFDRLRAYGYRLDIPAGTSVRFEPGDTKTVTLVEIAGNRIIKGGNSIASGKVDISRAEEILQRLQVEGFAHVPEPAPTADSALIAPFTMDREAYARMFGPTTGDLVRLGLTNLWVRVEKDCTVYGDECAFGGGKTLREGMGQSSERSATECLDTVITNALIIDWSGIYKADIGIKNGLISAIGKAGNPDMMDGVHPDMIVGSSTDVIAGENKIVTAGGFDTHIHFICPQQVDEALASGITTFLGGGTGPSTGTNATTCTPGPTLMRQMIQACDGLPINVGITGKGNDSGGKSIEEQIRAGAAGLKLHEDWGSTPAAIDTCLDMCDKFDVQCMIHTDTLNESGFVEQTVKSFKNRTIHTYHTEGAGGGHAPDIISVVEHPNVLPSSTNPTRPFTMNTLDEHLDMLMVCHHLSKNIPEDVAFAESRIRAETIAAEDVLHDLGAISMMSSDSQAMGRCGEVILRTWNTAHKNKAQRGPLKEDEGTGADNFRVKRYISKYTINPAIAQGMSHLIGSVEVGKLADLVIWHPSTFGTKPAQVLKSGMIVASQMGDPNGSIPTIEPVVMRRQFGAFVPSTSIMWVSQASIDDGIVQSYGLKKRIEAVRNCRNIGKKDMKFNDVMPKMRVDPESYVVEADGVLCDAEPAEALPLTQDYFVY; from the exons ATGCACCTAATTCCCAAGGAGGTACGTGACAGGGACCTGCTACCGACGACatacatccacatccacatccacagTAAAGTCAGCACTAACCATTTTGCACCCGCAGCTGGACAAGCTCGTCATCTCGCAATTGGGATTTCTCGCCCAGCGTCGTCTTGCGCGCGGTGTGCGGCTCAATCATGCAGAGGCAGCGGTATGGATTTCCCTCTTTTCTCATTGCGCGATCCACTTAGGAGGCTTATCGAGGCTAATTCCCGTCCAGGCTCTCATCTCGTCGAATCTGCAAGAGGTATCTTCCCCACATCCgagctggaagctggatATCATGGTGCTTACTCGCAGCAGCTGATTCGCGATGGCCACTACTCGGTGGCCGATCTCATGTCCATCGGCAAAACTATGCTCGGCCGTCGCCATGTTCTTCCCTCCGTCGTACATACTCTCGTCGAGCTCCAAGTCGAAGGAACGTTCCCCACCGGCACATACCTCGTGACCGTCCACCATCCCATCAGCAGCGATGACGGCGACCTAGAGAAAGCGTTGTACGGCAGCTTCCTCCCCATTCCACCGGCGGATACGTTCCCAGATCCGAACCCGGACGACTACCTCCCGGAGAAGATGCCAGGTGCTGTCCTGCCAGTGAAGAACGAACGGATTACTCTGAACGATGGCCGCAAGCGCATCCGACTGAAGGTGATGAGCAAGGGCGATCGCCCAATCCAG GTCGGATCCCACTATCACTTCATCGAGACCAACCCTCAGCTTCATTTTGACCGTCTGCGGGCCTACGGATACCGGCTCGATATCCCCGCGGGGACTTCGGTACGATTCGAACCCGGTGACACCAAGACGGTCACGCTGGTCGAGATTGCAGGCAATCGCATTATCAAGGGCGGCAACTCCATTGCTTCGGGCAAGGTTGATATCAGTCGAGCCGAGGAGATCCTGCAGCGCTTGCAGGTCGAGGGTTTCGCTCACGTTCCTGAACCCGCGCCGACCGCGGACAGTGCGCTGATCGCGCCTTTCACAATGGACCGCGAAGCTTATGCGCGGATGTTTGGACCCACCACCGGGGACCTGGTCCGATTGGGGTTGACCAACCTTTGGGTGCGGGTGGAAAAGGACTGTACGGTTTATGGAGATGAGTGCGCGTTCGGCGGCGGCAAGACCCTTCGCGAGGGCATGGGCCAGTCCTCGGAGAGGTCCGCAACCGAATGTCTGGACACCGTCATTACGAATGCGCTGATCATCGACTGGAGCGGAATCTACAAGGCTGACATCGGTATCAAGAATGGGCTGATCTCGGCTATCGGCAAGGCTGGCAATCCCGATATGATGGACGGCGTGCATCCGGACATGATCGTGGGCTCGTCGACCGATGTCATTGCTGGAGAAAACAAGATCGTGACGGCCGGTGGATTTGATACCCACATTCACTTTATCTGCCCTCAGCAGGTGGACGAAGCGCTTGCTTCTGGCATCACCACATTTTTGGGCGGAGGGACCGGTCCGTCGACGGGCACGAACGCGACGACCTGCACGCCGGGACCCACGCTCATGCGCCAGATGATCCAGGCGTGCGACGGTCTCCCGATCAACGTGGGGATCACCGGCAAGGGTAATGACAGCGGTGGCAAGAGTATTGAGGAGCAGATTCGTGCCGGAGCGGCCGGCTTGAAGTTGCACGAGGACTGGGGGTCAACCCCGGCTGCGATCGACACCTGCCTGGACATGTGCGACAAATTCGACGTTCAATGCATGATCCATACGGACACACTGAATGAATCCGGCTTCGTGGAGCAGACCGTCAAATCGTTCAAGAACCGCACCATCCACACCTACCACACGGAGGGGGCCGGGGGTGGCCACGCACCCGATATCATCTCCGTCGTGGAGCACCCCAACGTGCTGCCCAGTAGCACCAACCCAACGCGTCCTTTTACCATGAACACCCTGGACGAACACCTGGACATGCTGATGGTCTGTCATCATCTGTCCAAGAACATCCCCGAGGATGTCGCCTTCGCCGAGTCCCGGATCCGCGCCGAGaccatcgccgccgaggacGTCCTGCACGACCTCGGCGCCATCAGCATGATGTCCTCGGATTCGCAGGCCATGGGCCGCTGCGGCGAGGTGATCCTGCGCACCTGGAACACCGCGCACAAGAACAAGGCACAGCGTGGGCCCCTCAAGGAGGACGAGGGCACCGGCGCGGACAACTTCCGCGTCAAACGCTACATCAGCAAGTATACCATCAACCCGGCCATCGCGCAGGGCATGTCGCACCTGATCGGAAGCGTCGAGGTCGGCAAGCTCGCCGACCTGGTCATCTGGCACCCTAGCACCTTTGGCACCAAGCCCGCCCAGGTCCTGAAAAGCGGCATGATCGTCGCCTCGCAGATG GGCGACCCCAACGGTTCCATCCCCACCATCGAGCCCGTTGTCATGCGTCGGCAGTTCGGC GCCTTCGTCCCAAGTACCTCCATTATGTGGGTCTCCCAGGCCTCCATCGACGACGGCATCGTCCAGTCCTACGGCCTCAAGAAACGCATCGAGGCTGTCAGGAACTGCCGCAATATCGGCAAGAAGGACATGAAGTTTAATGATGTCATGCCCAAGATGCGTGTTGATCCGGAGAGCTACGTCGTCGAGGCGGACGGGGTGCTCTGCGACGCGGAGCCGGCGGAGGCGTTGCCCTTGACGCAGGATTACTTCGTTTACTAG
- a CDS encoding nitrogen permease regulating protein NPR2 — MIRAIFYSKFDTQEGPKVVHQVPDGAIVPSATAPSQPLFLTFSDISFFVIPRQELCGNLIQVCTNGYRILGYPICMKSPRYDRNEFIFNFCLVLAEEEDFSSYKSVVQKLADLMHGLEEQNGFLSRDHSKSGEGKVYSLCETLMEDLNNYCECMIPIDELNTLNIKLFPVYPAPPQVRAWQVPLFTVRYQAFMDENWDLTMQRIVPHINGVNSIRIISILADTDFSLTCRAIRHLLYYGCLFLLDIFSFSAIYAPTAQFSSTIACDEGMQRECARYVNTLFAPSLIHGSASAATAPSASTSALSPAAHGLTNAHVSGIPGNLVGLSKHDPDSVWPPVGDYRDRRSTSRTPSPSSSYRSSTTTPSNSTILPDDHDPTQPPPPPEVVDGVGIVELYASLKQGQSVRQWYAQNSRKLAYIDIRRFITFGIIKGFLYRVHKYAYATGQPAPQLKSSHHYHNSQSQPPSGPSSRGPGTGTNSPYASSVGDDAAPIAQQQQQQQQHHYRQHPGQRGDDAREHATSVHSGSRSAVVFDDEDEEEIVDNKTLSKYLDGMHCFDQICTELEISEKDLTAALKKYPGEVLIIHR; from the exons ATGATCAGGGCCATATTCTACAGCAAATTCGACACCCAAGAGG GCCCCAAGGTGGTCCACCAAGTCCCCGACGGAGCCATCGTACCCTCGGCGACTGCGCCCTCGCAGCCTCTCTTCCTGACGTTTTCCGACATCTCCTTCTTTGTGATTCCCCGGCAAGAGCTCTGCGGCAATCTGATTCAGGTGTGCACAAATGGATACCGGATATTGGGCTACCCGATCTGCATGAAATCGCCCCGGTATGACCGCAATGagttcatcttcaacttctgcCTGGttctggccgaggaggaggacttCAGCTCGTACAAAAGTGTGGTGCAGAAGCTTGCCGATCTGATGCATGGGCTGGAAGAACAGAATGGATTCTTGTCTAGGGATCATTCGAAAAGTGGAGAGGGGAAGGTATACAGTTTGTGCGAGACATTGATGGAGGATTTGAACAACTACTGCGAGTGCATGATTCCGATAG ATGAATTGAACACGCTGAATATCAAGCTGTTCCCCGTATACCCTGCTCCCCCTCAGGTGCGAGCCTGGCAGGTTCCTCTCTTCACAGTCCGGTACCAGGCGTTTATGGATGAGAATTGGGATCTGACCATGCAACGG ATCGTGCCTCATATCAATGGCGTCAACAGCAtccgcatcatctccatcctcgcAGACACCGACTTCTCCCTCACCTGCCGCGCgatccgccatctcctctACTACGGCTGCCTATTCCTGCTAgacatcttctccttctcagcaaTATACGCGCCCACCGCCCAATTCAGCTCTACCATCGCCTGTGACGAAGGAATGCAGCGCGAATGCGCCCGCTACGTCAATACGCTCTTCGCTCCGTCCCTCATCCACGGAAGCGCCAGTGCCGCCACTGCACCGTCCGCCTCGACTTCTGCACTGTCACCCGCCGCCCACGGCCTGACAAACGCCCACGTTTCCGGCATCCCAGGCAACCTCGTCGGCCTCTCCAAGCACGACCCAGACTCTGTGTGGCCCCCGGTAGGCGACTACCGCGACCGCCGAAGCACAAGCCGAACACCTAGTCCAAGCTCGAGCTACCGCTCCAGTACCACAACACCCTCCAACTCGACCATCCTCCCAGACGATCACGACCCCACGCAGCCCCCACCTCCCCCGGAAGTGGTCGATGGCGTGGGCATCGTCGAGCTCTACGCAAGCCTCAAGCAGGGACAGAGCGTGCGGCAATGGTACGCCCAGAACAGCCGCAAGCTCGCCTACATCGACATCCGGCGCTTTATCACGTTCGGCATCATCAAAGGTTTCCTATACCGGGTCCACAAGTACGCCTACGCGACGGGCCAGCCCGCACCGCAGCTGAAGTCCTCCCATCATTACCATAACTCGCAATCGCAGCCGCCATCGGGACCCTCGTCCAGAGGACCGGGCACAGGGACGAACAGTCCCTATGCGTCGAGTGTGGGCGATGACGCGGCTCCGATtgcccagcagcagcagcagcagcaacagcatcattATCGCCAGCACCCTGGACAGCGTGGGGATGACGCGAGGGAGCATGCAACGTCTGTACATAGCGGGAGCCGCTCCGCGGTCGtctttgatgacgaggacgaagaggagatcGTAGATAACAAGACGCTGTCTAAATACCTGGACGGCATGCATTGTTTTGATCAGATTTGTACTGAGCTGGAGATCAGTGAGAAGGACCTAACAGCGGCGCTGAAGAAATACCCAGGGGAGGTCTTGATTATACACCGATGA
- a CDS encoding histone acetyltransferase NGG1: protein MPGANKGKGKGREVRPSRSRNTTPNSSFSAGATSAQASYLDVDVSKLLIPGTIQYGEILDRMSGVGPIPDSKSLESLMEHLKTLSQLAEARVDACDAGIRELSQKRKEVVEDQETYDRETASKVKRDIDDDEEEPIRASKGGKLKKRRERGGSTKEDRPLAHGAHDIARQDGAETKVEGAASPASKKSKNMASEVTSPTCPSSMTSPKYTATAGEASVTAESPSEDDSDEHQPEPAPAIPQIQVFGPNPLKFDDPTIYHIREVTPDMTDEEKKEIYCVNRFPKSDLSHMMAGVPPDKDFSNAKPTNQVSANTFLSYIEPYVRPLTEEDIAFLKEKGDRTTPFIMPPRGKKHYTEIWAEEDGLMNVDQANGDRERLPLNQGRGSIDQVTDETVETDKVSVGPLVSRLYSLLRYEHRADPDENSTTGAANGEPSTSNFFNGDSMDIDQPAGESDTKPLPSATSFPDASPSGFKVPAAKLDHAQLDERLKAELRHIGFLGEDDNPDYDAHYDDDIAQRLRLLQSELKKQMVTNNARKARLLEIARERMAYQEYTTIHDDLDSQVQQAYLKRTRTLGKSKKGSQAKHRPGGAGGGSHVASGAGVSRPAIGDVARTLMDRRKRWEECIGPIFKDSKTSVPGKGETIFDPAVMAEYEKAELEGWDEEQE from the exons ATGCCGGGTGCAAAcaaaggcaaaggcaaaggccGCGAAGTCCGTCCCTCGCGAAGCCGCAATACCACCCCCAATTCAAGCTTCAGTGCTGGTGCAACATCCGCGCAGGCCAGTTACCTCGACGTCGACGTTTCGAAGCTGCTCATTCCGGGCACTATCCAGTATGGCGAAATCCTCGACCGTATGAGCGGGGTTGGCCCTATCCCGGATTCTAAGTCTCTCGAGTCGTTGATGGAACACCTCAAGACTCTCAGTCAGCTAGCAGAGGCTCGTGTTGATGCCTGCGATGCTGGTATTAGAGAGCTCTCGCAGAAACGCAAAGAGGTTGTTGAAGACCAGGAAACATACGACCGCGAGACTGCATCCAAGGTGAAGCGCGAtatcgacgatgacgaagaggaaccTATCAGAGCCTCCAAGGGAGGAAAACTGAAGAAGCGTAGGGAGCGTGGAGGAAGCACAAAGGAGGACCGTCCGTTGGCACATGGTGCTCATGACATCGCCCGTCAGGATGGCGCTGAGACAAAGGTCGAAGGAG CCGCTTCCCCAGCCTccaagaagtcgaagaatATGGCGTCTGAAGTCACCTCCCCTACCTGTCCCTCGTCTATGACATCTCCCAAATACACTGCTACTGCTGGTGAAGCTTCCGTTACTGCCGAGTCTCCTTCCGAGGATGACAGTGATGAGCACCAGCCTGAACCCGCTCCGGCCATTCCTCAAATTCAAGTGTTTGGTCCGAACCCGCTCAAATTCGATGATCCTACCATCTACCACATTCGTGAAGTCACTCCTGATATgacagatgaggagaagaaggagatctATTGCGTCAACCGTTTCCCAAAGAGTGATCTAAGCCACATGATGGCTGGCGTTCCTCCAGACAAAGATTTCAGCAACGCCAAACCTACTAATCAAGTCAGCGCCAACACTTTTCTCTCTTACATCGAACCTTACGTGCGTCCCCTGACCGAGGAGGACATTGCGTTCTTGAAAGAGAAG GGTGATCGCACTACTCCTTTTATCATGCCTCCTCGCGGCAAGAAGCACTACACCGAGATTTGGGCCGAAGAGGATGGACTGATGAACGTGGATCAAGCCAACGGCGATCGCGAACGTCTTCCTCTGAACCAGGGACGCGGCAGCATCGATCAGGTCACTGACGAGACTGTGGAAACCGACAAGGTCTCGGTCGGACCCTTGGTCAGCCGTCTCTATTCCCTTCTTCGCTATGAACACCGTGCAGATCCCGACGAGAACTCCACGACCGGCGCTGCCAATGGAGAGCCTTCCACCAGTAACTTCTTCAACGGAGATTCCATGGATATCGATCAGCCAGCTGGTGAATCAGACACCAAGCCACTTCCGTCCGCGACTTCTTTCCCCGATGCTTCTCCTAGCGGCTTCAAGGTCCCCGCAGCCAAGCTCGACCATGCTCAGCTTGACGAGCGTCTCAAAGCAGAGCTCCGCCACATTGGCTtccttggcgaggatgacaaCCCGGATTACGATGCCCATTACGACGATGATATTGCACAACGTTTGCGTCTGCTCCAGAGCGAACTCAAAAAGCAAATGGTTACCAACAATGCCCGCAAGGCGCGGCTCCTAGAAATCGCTCGTGAACGCATGGCCTACCAGGAATACACCACCATTCACGACGACCTTGACTCCCAGGTTCAGCAAGCTTATCTCAAGCGCACTCGCACTCTGGGTAAGAGCAAGAAAGGCTCCCAGGCCAAGCACCGGCCTGGTGGCGCCGGCGGTGGCAGCCACGTCGCCAGCGGTGCAGGTGTGAGTAGGCCTGCCATTGGCGACGTGGCTCGGACCCTCATGGACCGGCGCAAGCGCTGGGAGGAGTGCATCGGGCCCATCTTCAAGGACTCGAAGACTTCGGTCCCCGGCAAGGGCGAGACTATTTTCGACCCGGCCGTCATGGCTGAATATGAGAAGGCCGAGCTCGAAGGCTGGGACGAGGAGCAGGAGTAG
- a CDS encoding E3 ubiquitin-protein ligase RNF103 has product MSAQSLTTAPIFFEGSGRVTNATRALNDTDSLSVVLDGTIQTLSTQNAPDKGPVRGLLFVPTLNSQDPCTNATASLVPSNSTRHSHVAPLNFPNIGLAPWVSIECTQSFLNASQQQGVKALIFFLPSTNDSKPPAPEDSIWDLGDDGAWKRQNNYPVYAIPGPAGETLMQQLSWYSDNATLVGFDTDSNLNESSALAQDQHGIVRLFALIDYAEDRRNMPSLWGFILAILGMVLVLSIIILLCYQFVQKRRRLALERRISAGETDTENFGLHHIRVSREVLDQIPTYVYSAVNIPSKVSLRSSPSQTQITLARADDASSIRSVDPKEPRLVYKETEMQASSSTIRLPETAITCQSSRPPSARECSDSASRSQPTCAICLDDFVSGITIVRELPCGHIFHPSCIDVSLTQISSLCPLCKKSVLPAEYYTTPADDMGVHRDYVVTEH; this is encoded by the exons ATGT CCGCCCAATCGCTAACCACGGCTCCGATTTTTTTCGAAGGATCTGGGAGAGTAACGAATGCAACTCGAGCACTCAAT GACACCGATAGCCTCTCTGTAGTGCTTGACGGGACAATCCAGACGCTATCTACTCAAAATGCACCAGACAAGGGCCCAGTCAGAGGACTACTCTTTGTCCCTACCCTTAACTCTCAGGATCCATGCACCAATGCCACAGCATCGCTTGTGCCGTCCAACTCGACTCGCCATAGCCATGTCGCTCCGTTGAACTTCCCCAACATTGGCTTAGCGCCGTGGGTATCTATCGAATGTACGCAGTCATTTCTCAATGCGTCGCAACAACAAGGCGTGAAAGCACTGATCTTTTTTCTACCTTCTACAAACGACTCAAAGCCGCCTGCCCCGGAGGATTCTATCTGGGATctgggtgatgatggagcaTGGAAGAGACAGAACAACTATCCAGTCTATGCGATCCCCGGTCCTGCTGGAGAGACACTCATGCAGCAGCTGTCGTGGTACTCTGATAATGCGACGTTGGTCGGCTTTGACACGGATAGCAATCTAAATGAGTCTTCTGCCCTGGCTCAGGATCAACATGGTATCGTTCGATTGTTTGCTCTCATAGATTATG cGGAGGATCGTCGAAATATGCCCAGTCTCTGGGGGTTCATCCTGGCGATTTTGGGAATGGTACTGGTTCTCAGTATCATCATCCTACTATGTTATCAATTCGTGCAGAAGAGACGCCGACTAGCCCTCGAACGTCGTATCTCTGCCGGCGAGACGGATACTGAAAATTTTGGGCTACATCATATCAGGGTTTCGCGGGAAGTTCTTGATCAGATCCCCACATACGTTTATTCCGCTGTCAACATTCCCTCAAAAGTATCTTTGAGAAGCAGCCCTAGTCAAACCCAGATCACACTGGCAAGAGCCGATGATGCAAGCTCGATACGATCTGTTGACCCCAAAGAGCCTCGTCTAGTCTACAAGGAGACAGAAATGCAAGCAAGCAGTTCCACCATCAGACTACCGGAAACTGCAATTACGTGTCAGAGCAGTCGACCTCCCTCCGCGCGAGAGTGCAGCGACTCTGCCAGCAGGTCACAGCCCACTTGTGCAATCTGTCTTGATGACTTTGTCTCGGGAATAACGATCGTACGGGAACTTCCATGCGGCCATATCTTTCATCCGAGTTGCATCGACGTTTCGCTTACGCAGATAAGCAGTCTTTGCCCGCTGTGTAAGAAAAGCGTTCTACCGGCAGAATACTATACAACGCCTGCGGACGATATGGGAGTTCATCGGGATTATGTCGTGACTGAGCATTGA
- a CDS encoding zinc-dependent alcohol dehydrogenase family protein: MGSNLPQTMKALRYEKPEVHSVVQVPLPTLRENDVLIKVKACGVCGTDLHIHEGEFIAKFPLVPGHETVGIVAAVGSKVKGFEIGERVVADNSELCGECFYCRRGDELFCEHFEAHGVTMNGGFAEYCAYPAKRVFKIKNLSDVDATLLEPASCAAHGLDKIAPKMGSSVLLFGAGPTGLILAQMLRLNGGCKVTVVAPEGLKMDLAKNLGAGDEYVALSRKDPSAQFEKLKSDNPYGFDIVVEATGNLNILNDSINYVRRGGKLVVYGVYANKDRVSWPPAKIFGDEINIVGSFSEVYKFPAAIDYLDTGKVKVNGIVNKVFKIEEWEQCLESMRNKSAIKAAIVFD; this comes from the exons ATGGGTTCCAATCTTCCTCAGACCATGAAGGCTCTCAGATATGAGAAGCCTGAGGTCCACAGCGTTGTCCAAGTCCCTCTGCCCACCCTCCGTGAGAACGATGTTTTG atcaaggtcaaggcTTGCGGTGTCTGCGGTACCGATCTGCACATCCACGAGGGTGAATTCATTGCCAAGTTCCCCCTGGTTCCTG GCCATGAGACTGTTGGTATTGTCGCTGCCGTCGGATCCAAGGTCAAAGGCTTCGAGATCGGTGAACGGGTTGTTGCCGATAACTCTGAGCTCTGCGGTGAGTGCTTCTACTGCCGTCGCGGTGATGAGCTGTTCTGCGAGCACTTTGAGGCTCACGGTGTCACCATGAACGGTGGTTTTGCCGAGTACTGTGCCTACCCTG CCAAGAGAGTCTTTAAGATCAAGAACCTCTCCGATGTCGACGCCACTCTCCTCGAGCCTGCTTCCTGCGCCGCCCACGGTCTGGACAAGATTGCTCCCAAGATGGGCTCTTCCGTTCTGCTGTTCGGTGCTGGCCCCACTGGTCTG ATCCTTGCTCAGATGCTCCGTCTGAACGGTGGATGCAAGGTTACTGTTGTTGCTCCTGAGGGTCTCAAGATGGACCTGGCCAAGAACCTCGGTGCCGGTGACGAATACGTCGCCTTGTCCCGCAAGGACCCCTCCGCTCAGttcgagaagctcaagtcGGACAACCCGTATGGCTTTGACATCGTCGTCGAAGCCACTGGTaacctcaacatcctcaacgACTCCATCAACTATGTCCGTCGCGGCGGTAAGCTCGTCGTGTACGGTGTGTACGCCAACAAGGACCGTGTCTCATGGCCCCCTGCCAAGATCT TTGGTGACGAGATCAACATTGTCGGTAGTTTCTCCGAGGTGTACAAGTTCCCTGCTGCCATCGACTACCTGGACACGggcaaggtcaaggtcaacgGCATCGTGAACAAGGTCTTCAAGATCGAAGAGTGGGAACAGTGCCTGGAGTCGATGAGAAACAAGTCTGCCATCAAGGCCGCGATTGTCTTCGACTAG